AAGAGGCGAATAGATCGTTGTATACCCCAGGTTGATTTTTGCATTTTCTACTGCAGCTTGGTTTTGTTTAACCGTAGCATCATCGGCCATGACTGTTGTAACTAAACTATCAAATTGATCTTGCGAAATATATTCATCCTTTACGAGCTGCGAGTTTCTCTCAGCGGTTCTCTCAGCATATCCGAGATTTGCAATGCTTTTTTCTAGTGCTCCCTCTGCTTTTTCAAGGTCTGCTATATAGGGGCGTTGATCTATGAGATATAGAAGATCGCCTTGTTTCACATCTGCTCCGTCTGTGAAGTAGGTTTTCATAAGGTATCCATCAACTTGAGCCATTACGTTGACGACCTGGTAAGCTTCCATATGCCCTATTGTTGAAATATACTTGGGCACATCTCTGGCAATAGATTTAGCGGCGTGAACAGGAATGGCCTTTGGTTCATGCGGGGCTTGTTTTTTTGAACACCCTACAAGAGCTAGCATGAGCGCTGCGCTAAAAAGAAGGCTTTTCATGGCGACTTTCCTTATCTTCTATAAGTTGTAAATAGGGGGTTTGTTCCTGATCGACTGGACGGAATAGGGTTCCGGTTGCATAGGCAAGATTGGCAACTGACGTGTACCAACTATTTTGAGCTTGCGCGAGTTGAGATCGAGCATCGGACACCGAAGTTTGGGCATTGATTAAATCAATAATCGTTCCGGTTCCTACGCGGTACTTCTTTAGGTTGACTTTGAAATCTTCTTCAGCTGATTCTAGATAAGATTTTGCATATTCAATAGACTCTTTAGAATATCCCACATCACTTCTATAGTTGGAAACCTCTTGAATAATGCTTAGACGGACAAGATCTAATGAAGCTTCAGATTCCTCAATCGTAGCTCGTGCTTTTTTGATGCTATTCTCAATGAAAAACCCCTGAAAAAGCGGGAATGTGAGGTTTACTTGCGCAGTGAAATCATAGCGGTCATTGACCCCATGTTGGAAGTACTTTCTTCCAATGTCAAACTCACCAGTAACGACAGGCATCTTTTCTAAACGAGCAGCATTATAGCTTGCGATGCTGGATTTTACTTCTGCCTCAGCAGCAAGAAGGTCTGGACGGTTTTCATTAGCTTTGAGAATAAGTTTATCTAGTGTTTCTAGCTCAAAAAAGACAATTTCATCTGGGTAGTTTTGAAAATAGATAGCTCCATCAGAGGGGAGTCCCATGTCGTTGAGCAACTGAGTATAGGATGTGTGAAGGCTCTGCTTTTGATTGACGACGGCAAGCTTATTGGACAGGTACTGCGTTCTGGCTTGAACGATATCTGAAGTGTCAGCAAGTCCTTGCCGGAATTTCCCCTCTGTAGCATCTAAAGAAACTTTGGCGTTGATCACATCTTGCTCTGTCGAGAAGAGAAGCTGTTTTTGGTACAGATAGTTGTAATAGTCTGTCATGACGATCTGAATCGTTTGCTGAACCTGGCTATTGTGGGACCAATCGGCATTGAAAAGAGATTGAAGAGCTGCTTCACTCGTCATTCGTGTCTGTCCAAAATCAAGAATTGTATAGGTGAGCTCTAGTTCTCCACCATATTGGGTTTCATAGACAATAGAGCGCGTTGATCCTATAAATTGAGCAAAGCGTGTTCGCGTATAGTTGCCTGCTCCTTCCGCAAGTAGGAAATAATCTTGAAGAGATTGCCCATATTCGGCCGCACTCACACGAGCTGCAGCCCAACTCTGTTTGGTATCTGGATTTCTGGAAAGGGCGATATCGATAATTTCAGCAAGAGTAATTGGAGCTTCTTTTGAAAACTTGTGATAGTCCTCACCCTCTTTAGCGAGATCCTCCATATTTGGAAGGCGTTTTTGAGCTTTTTTAGGAGGTTGCCAAATGGAATCAGGACTATGAGGGGCGTAGGAGTAGGGATCGTTGGCTCCCTTGATGTCACATCCCTGAGTCATCAAAAGTAATGAAAAGAAAATAGAAAAAGCAAATGCACGTAGCATTAAAAAAAACCTAGTTCGACTTCCTTTTTTATTTATTTAAAAGAAGGTTTTTAATCAAACTAGTTTTATTCACCCCAAGCTTTTTTTGCGTTTAGGGTGTGTCTTCAGGAACCCATTTTGTATGCTTTCACATCTTGAAACAGCGCTAGTTGTCTATCACTGCTAGAGGGATGGGAATGAAATAAGGACTGAATTTTTTGGGAAGATTCGGGCAAGAAAGAATGGATACCTTTGGACTCCTGTTTCAAAATCTCTTGCAAGAAAAGGGCTCCAGCTGGGTTATAACCAGCTGCTACGGCCATTTTTGTTCCATATTTATCCGCTTCTAGTTCGTGGCTGTGACTTCCTGCTAAGAAATAGAGTTGAATTCCTAGGTGTGTTAGGCATCCAAAAGCAACACTATGGATATTTCTCCAAGCTCGGATTTTTTGCTTTTCGTCTCTGACATCTTCGGGATCGGTAGAGCGGTTAGATTCTCGGGTGGCAAGATCCACTTCCCAGTTGTCAAGGATGCTTTTAGTGTATTTATTTAGCCCAAATATTGCAGCCTGAGCAAGGAAACTCATTTCAAGGCTCCGTGCTGAATGGCGGGCGTCTGCATGTGTCATCTCATGACCTAAAAGAGCAGCAATAACGTCTCTTTTTTTGACATCAGCATAGCTAATGAATTCGCCAGATTCAGGATGGGTATAGCCATTTATACCAAGCTTATCTTTATTGTGGACGTAGAAATCGATTTTTTCAAGGAGCGTTTTGTATACAGCGACCTTTCCACCTGGTAAACACCAAGCGTTAACCTGGTTGTTATTTAGAACAGAAACTTCATAGTTGAACTCTCTTTTGGAGTGGACTGCAAGTTCTTGCATGATTTTGCGACATGTTTCAGAAAATAAGTGCTCTGTTTCTCCGCCTTGATTAGCCTTCATGATGGGATACATGATGCGTCCCATTAAATTTTCAAGAGATTTTGGTAGGTACCAAAGCTGGCGACTTCCAGTCACTAGATTTTTAGGAGCAATAAAGTCGAGAGCTGCAATAAATGGTGTTGCAAATGCATGCACAGCCTTACTTAGAAAACTTGCTGCTTCTTCGCGATCCTGAGAGGTGACTTCAATGACAACATCTCCTGAACCTATCTCACTAATTTCTGACATAACTTCACCTCCGCATGTCGTTTAATAGCAATAGTAAATAAAATTCCCTTAAATAAATAGAGAAGATTGAAAACTATCGCTTCTGCTTACGATTTCATTAAGGCTTTAACAGTCTCAAATAGAGCAATTTGTCTCTTGGTACACGTGGGATGCGTTCTGCTATTTATCAAACACTCTTTCACTGAGGTAGGCATTGAGCTCAGTTGTTTTTCAAGCTCAATTTTAGCAACCTCAAGAAAGAAAAGAGCAGCCTCAGGTCTAAATCCACTTTTAGCAGCTAGCTGGAGCCCATATTTATCCGCCTCAAATTCAAGCTCTCTTCTGTCTCGAATAAGTCTCAGGAAGATGCCCCGCTCGAACATATATCCTTGGTGACGTGCATCAGCATGGGTCATCTCATGTCCTAATATAGCAGCAATTAGATCGCTTTTTGTGAGATCTTTGTAACTAATGGTTTCTCCAGTATGAGGATGAACATACTTTGTTAGTCCTAGTTCCTCTCTATGAGCTAAGTAATATTCCATTTTGTCAAGAAGGTGTCCATGAATGCCAATATATCCACCGGCCGAGCACCATGCTGACAAAATCTTATTTTGTAGAATGGTGACTTGGAACGGAAGCGTTCGATTACTTTGAGTTGCTAGTTTTGAGACAATACTTTCGCAGAGCTCTTTATCTTTATGGCTGAGCTCACCCCATCCTTTAAGGTATTTTGCTACGATAAAGCTAAATTTCCCGAGATTTATTTCAATAGATTGAGGAATAATCCAAAACTGCCAGTTTCCTGTTACGGGATTCGGACAGTAAAAGTGTGAAAAGTAATTCTTAGCGAACGAGTGCGCTTTTTCAGAAAAAGACTCTTCTCTTTCTTCTCTAAGATTGGCTCCAAGTAGATCACTTGGACACGACTCATCAACAGGTGTCATAACTCTCTCCTTATCCTTAAGTTTTATAGAGGAGAGTAGTTAAAACTTTGATTTAAAACAAGTTATGATATTTTTTTAATGATTAATTCTTTAACAACATCTGGAGACGCCTTACCCTTAGAGAGTTTCATGACCTGCCCCACCAAGAAGTTAAAGGCTTTATCCTTCCCATTTCTAAAATCTTCTATAGATTGCTGATTAGCACCGAGGACTTCATCGACGAAGGGTTCGATAGCAGAGGTATCATGAACCGCCTGAAAATTGGGATTTTCCTTGATGATGATCTCGGGGTCTCTTCCTGGGGTCTTTGCCATGATATCGGCGACTTCTTTAGCAATACGTCCCGTGATTTTCTTTGAGTCAATAAAGGAGACGAGCGCTGCGATGTGCTCCGGATGAATACCTGACTTGTAAAGGGGAGTGCCGCTATCTTTAAAGCGACCAACAAATTCTACAGTTACCCAGTTGCAAAGAGCGCTTGCATTTTTGCACACTTTGAGAGCTTCTTCATAATAGTCAGAAAGCTGCTTATCGTTGACCAAAATAG
The window above is part of the Candidatus Neptunochlamydia sp. REUL1 genome. Proteins encoded here:
- a CDS encoding TolC family protein yields the protein MLRAFAFSIFFSLLLMTQGCDIKGANDPYSYAPHSPDSIWQPPKKAQKRLPNMEDLAKEGEDYHKFSKEAPITLAEIIDIALSRNPDTKQSWAAARVSAAEYGQSLQDYFLLAEGAGNYTRTRFAQFIGSTRSIVYETQYGGELELTYTILDFGQTRMTSEAALQSLFNADWSHNSQVQQTIQIVMTDYYNYLYQKQLLFSTEQDVINAKVSLDATEGKFRQGLADTSDIVQARTQYLSNKLAVVNQKQSLHTSYTQLLNDMGLPSDGAIYFQNYPDEIVFFELETLDKLILKANENRPDLLAAEAEVKSSIASYNAARLEKMPVVTGEFDIGRKYFQHGVNDRYDFTAQVNLTFPLFQGFFIENSIKKARATIEESEASLDLVRLSIIQEVSNYRSDVGYSKESIEYAKSYLESAEEDFKVNLKKYRVGTGTIIDLINAQTSVSDARSQLAQAQNSWYTSVANLAYATGTLFRPVDQEQTPYLQLIEDKESRHEKPSF
- a CDS encoding M48 family metalloprotease → MSEISEIGSGDVVIEVTSQDREEAASFLSKAVHAFATPFIAALDFIAPKNLVTGSRQLWYLPKSLENLMGRIMYPIMKANQGGETEHLFSETCRKIMQELAVHSKREFNYEVSVLNNNQVNAWCLPGGKVAVYKTLLEKIDFYVHNKDKLGINGYTHPESGEFISYADVKKRDVIAALLGHEMTHADARHSARSLEMSFLAQAAIFGLNKYTKSILDNWEVDLATRESNRSTDPEDVRDEKQKIRAWRNIHSVAFGCLTHLGIQLYFLAGSHSHELEADKYGTKMAVAAGYNPAGALFLQEILKQESKGIHSFLPESSQKIQSLFHSHPSSSDRQLALFQDVKAYKMGS
- a CDS encoding M48 family metallopeptidase yields the protein MTPVDESCPSDLLGANLREEREESFSEKAHSFAKNYFSHFYCPNPVTGNWQFWIIPQSIEINLGKFSFIVAKYLKGWGELSHKDKELCESIVSKLATQSNRTLPFQVTILQNKILSAWCSAGGYIGIHGHLLDKMEYYLAHREELGLTKYVHPHTGETISYKDLTKSDLIAAILGHEMTHADARHQGYMFERGIFLRLIRDRRELEFEADKYGLQLAAKSGFRPEAALFFLEVAKIELEKQLSSMPTSVKECLINSRTHPTCTKRQIALFETVKALMKS